A single genomic interval of Helianthus annuus cultivar XRQ/B chromosome 6, HanXRQr2.0-SUNRISE, whole genome shotgun sequence harbors:
- the LOC110866029 gene encoding uncharacterized protein LOC110866029: MGLKINHRKCKLFGVGVHNAEVARLASRLNCEAGSLPFLYLGVPIGANMKRAKFWNPVVERVSARLSKWKARHLSFAGRLTLAKSVLGSIPAYYLSLFLAPKCVLNKIDKIRRDFVWGISDTRKKMRWVKWDSIQRSKKSGGLGVGRIRDFNLAMLTKWWWRFKANPNHLWAQVIGSVHKYNSTNQLIPVSNSIPGVWKDIGCMDPELKKMGIDIHQNLVASNGLWKWRSNSDDTFTVKQVRFDLEKALGTDSGCIPGFEWLSWAPPKANHLLWRALLGKIASRIGLAHRGVTLSDVLCPRCGLADEDSDHIFLNCLWAKSIWWNVLSWIRIQFPVSCDTLAELISYIKGAPGGKVWKKLVHAIVIATVWRIWSARNAKVFEDSFIPIMKTVEFVKEDAFLWICNRSNLKNPAWNNWRLFDVSSLV, encoded by the coding sequence ATGGGGCTGAAGATAAATCATAGGAAATGCAAACTTTTCGGGGTTGGGGTCCATAATGCGGAAGTGGCTCGGTTGGCTTCCCGGTTGAATTGCGAGGCTGGGTCGTTACCGTTCTTGTATCTGGGAGTTCCAATTGGGGCAAATATGAAGAGGGCAAAATTTTGGAATCCTGTTGTTGAAAGGGTCAGTGCTAGACTTTCCAAATGGAAAGCGAGACACTTGTCGTTTGCGGGCAGATTAACTTTAGCCAAGTCAGTCTTGGGGAGCATTCCAGCATATTATCTATCGTTGTTCTTGGCTCCGAAATGCGTCTTAAATAAGATTGATAAAATCAGACGGGATTTCGTGTGGGGTATTTCGGACACGAGGAAAAAAATGAGATGGGTTAAATGGGATTCCATACAGCGATCGAAGAAGTCCGGTGGTCTCGGGGTGGGAAGAATTAGAGATTTCAATCTGGCAATGTTGACTAAATGGTGGTGGAGATTCAAAGCGAACCCGAATCACCTTTGGGCTCAAGTTATCGGCTCGGTCCATAAGTACAACTCGACGAATCAGCTTATTCCGGTTTCAAATTCTATTCCCGGGGTTTGGAAGGATATTGGTTGTATGGACCCGGAACTTAAAAAGATGGGCATCGACATACATCAGAATCTGGTAGCGAGTAACGGTTTATGGAAGTGGAGGTCTAACTCGGATGATACCTTCACGGTCAAACAGGTGCGATTTGATTTGGAAAAAGCTCTGGGGACCGACTCGGGCTGCATACCGGGTTTCGAGTGGTTAAGTTGGGCCCCTCCCAAAGCCAATCATCTTCTGTGGAGAGCTCTTCTCGGGAAAATCGCGTCCAGGATCGGCTTAGCTCATAGGGGTGTTACTTTGTCCGATGTGTTATGCCCCCGGTGCGGTTTAGCCGATGAAGATTCAGATCACATTTTTCTTAATTGTCTGTGGGCGAAAAGTATTTGGTGGAACGTGCTCTCATGGATTCGGATTCAGTTCCCGGTTTCTTGCGATACTTTGGCCGAGTTGATAAGTTACATTAAAGGGGCTCCAGGAGGGAAGGTATGGAAAAAATTGGTGCACGCCATTGTCATTGCTACTGTTTGGAGGATTTGGAGTGCGCGAAACGCTAAAGTGTTCGAAGACAGCTTCATTCCTATTATGAAGACGGTCGAGTTTGTGAAAGAAGACGCCTTTCTTTGGATTTGCAACCGCTCTAATCTCAAGAATCCTGCTTGGAACAATTGGAGGTTGTTTGACGTCAGTAGTCTAGTTTAA
- the LOC118479654 gene encoding uncharacterized protein LOC118479654, with protein sequence MKLIEQLTAQNMEPRKIFQTIRKQDPDRFHVQKDVQNVVAKIRAEQRQGLTPMQSLENVLMKNDFIYEIREEPGTEIVTEIFFLHRDSRVLWRAFPHVMMIDATYKTNIYNMPFIQIVGMTPTNKSFIIAHAVVSKERGDNFVWVLERVKAMLDECMEPRVILTDRDLALMGACAKVFPDASRLLCRWHIQQNVMKHCKGAFTDDDWKKFLSFWGSLIESPSIPIYDYHLRNMRKRLVECKRSIFIMEDDLMPGDDIHIEPVQQGPRRRQRPPVDTLQGHPYLEFPDGTDAARHCQKLRRMHVGSHASIDWDAMEEIAETPRVRRFIPIDSPSHRLFDLAHTPTYRELLVEFISSFTFHPPGEPVPIPYPGAPPPPEVSFRLAGVQRSMTLAEFAVRCGLYMQEEIETEIYTAGLVVVEKPTLVGFWQVIAGADHWEHDKSKGRVSFVSDPLYRYLHHLLATSISARGYSREWCTTTDLFFLYCLLYRRPCALAHGLAQYFASGHHRQERGFLYGGAYVTVIARSLGLVPHQDPHLRTPAIMPTRMGMQSLWGMRVIKRFPVGPRFKNREGGVWREEALPEHFEDVHPPADPADVVPVEDPPEDLDGAAAPQPPPPAGAPQFPRHVIRGGAPGAALHPDVRARLDRLDDLVGWLVRAEQDRREREGLPPIPLPPVRAPHQQQQPQQQHQPQQQHQDSDSDLDA encoded by the exons atgaaactgatcgagcagctgacagctcaaaacatggagccgcgcaaaatatttcaaacgataaggaagcagGACCCCGACAGGTTTCATGTTCAGAAAGACGTTCAAAACGTTGTAGCGAAGATTAGAGCCGAACAAAGACAAGGATTGACTCCCATGCAGTCACTAGAAAATGTGCTGATGAAGAACGACTTTATTTACGAGATCCGGGAAGAACCCGGAACAGAGATCGTAACAGAGATCTTCTTTCTTCATCGGGACTCGAGAGTCTtgtggcgtgcattcccccaCGTCATGATGATCGATGCAACGTACAAGACAAACATATACAATATGCCCTTTATCCAGATTGTTGGTATGACGCCTACCAACAAATCGTTTATTATCGCGCATGCCGTTGTTAGTAAAGAACGGGGTGATAACTTTGTGTGGGTGCTTGAGAGGGTTAAGGCAATGTTGGATGAATGTATGGAgccacgtgtgattttaacggatAGAGACCTAGCCCTTATGGGCGCGTGTGCTAAAGTATTTCCAGACGCCTCCAGGCTTCTTTGCAGGTGGCACATACAACAGAATGTTATGAAGCACTGCAAGGGTGCCTTCACAGACGACGACTGgaagaaatttttgtcattcTGGGGTTCATTGATTGAGTCTCCATCCATACCCATCTACGACTACCACTTGCGCAACATGCGAAAGCGACTTGTGGAGTGCAAACGTTCTA TATTTATTATGGAGGACGATCTGATGCCGGGCGATGACATTCACATAGAGCCGGTTCAGCAGGGTCCACGACGGAGACAGCGACCGCCTGTGGATACGTTGCAGGGGCATCCCTATCTAGAGTTTCCCGACGGCACTGACGCCGCCCGTCATTGCCAGAAGCTTAGGAGGATGCACGTTGGATCGCATGCATCGATCGACTGGGATGCGATGGAGGAGATTGCTGAGACGCCGAGAGTGCGTCGGTTTATACCTATCGATTCGCCGTCGCATCGTCTTTTTGATTTGGCGCACACGCCGACCTACAGGGAGCTGCTGGTCGAGTTCATTTCGTCATTCACATTTCACCCTCCTGGGGAGCCAGTGCCGATTCCGTACCCAG GTGCTCCCCCTCCGCCTGAGGTTTCTTTCAGGCTTGCTGGCGTTCAGCGTTCGATGACGCTAGCAGAGTTTGCGGTGCGCTGTGGTTTATACATGCAGGAGGAGATCGAGACTGAGATCTACACAGCGGGGCTAGTGGTGGTTGAAAAACCCACTCTTGTTGGGTTTTGGCAGGTGATTGCGGGGGCGGATCATTGGGAGCATGACAAGTCGAAGGGGAGGGTGTCGTTTGTTAGCGACCCACTATACAG GTATCTGCACCATTTGCTCGCCACTTCTATATCAGCGCGCGGCTACAGCCGTGAGTGGTGTACGACCACAGATCTTTTTTTCCTATATTGTTTGTTGTATAGGAGGCCGTGCGCGCTAGCACACGGTCTAGCCCAGTACTTCGCCTCCGGCCATCACCGGCAGGAGCGCGGATTTTTGTATGGCGGGGCGTACGTGACCGTCATTGCCCGTTCATTAGGCCTCGTACCACATCAGGACCCACATCTACGGACGCCGGCCATCATGCCGACGCGGATGGGTATGCAGTCGCTATGGGGGATGAGGGTTATCAAGAGGTTCCCGGTTGGCCCGCGGTTTAAAAACCGCGAGGGGGGCGTATGGAGAGAGGAGGCCCTACCAGAGCATTTCGAGGACGTTCATCCTCCTGCAGATCCTGCTGATGTAGTGCCCGTGGAGGACCCTCCGGAGGATCTAGACGGTGCAGCGGCGCCACAGCCACCGCCACCTGCCGGGGCACCTCAGTTTCCACGTCACGTTATTCGAGGTGGTGCCCCAGGAGCTGCGCTACATCCGGATGTACGAGCCAGGCTTGACAGGCTCGACGATTTGGTAGGTTGGTTGGTACGGGCGGAGCAggatagacgagagagagagggattacccccgataccgcttccaccggttcgagcaccacatcagcagcagcagccgcagcagcagcaccagccgcagcagcagcatcaggattcagattcggatttggatgcatag
- the LOC110864263 gene encoding uncharacterized protein LOC110864263, with translation MKHHKHPMFQHLLGKVSHKALDLLHGEAIRRLDVLERFNSSCGCQMWHSCGLPCACRIEKYMREERPIQLEDIDVFWRKLNFQSCKLIDDSLDVVEELDVVRQQLQSHPPAQQKSLLSKIKAVLTPTKSTKKPPVVQQNTRGRPTTKQVQERLDEASRIDEELRRSSFGDANTCFEGSRQSKYDKPRHSSYVPSQASQQSVIRSQKPKATLSRSKSSKKKETRDDHGFPLIIGDEYVGIIERFKSDIPPVFHPYVSCIRDVMPDGHCGFRSVAVGLGMDQSSWGRIRRDLVQEMDQNESIWFPIFEAWAAGYFYTHRQGLIWDSVAGCGENHWMDFPFAGLLIAQTYGIGVHLLTTTMGASSTYFPILSPPANQQPLFITLTHVNENHFIHVKLEGDYPMPPAHGLWLTHRRPHTEQWEDMYLPRLEWYTSIMNPRPRSNPSLNYIDSYTEE, from the exons atgaaacaccacaaacacccgatgtttcaacacctacttggaaaagtatcccacaaagcccttgacttgttgcatggagaggcaattaggaggctagatgtcttggagcgctttaattcatcatgtggttgccaaATGTGGCACAGCTGTGGGTTGCCCTGTGCTTGTAGGATAGAAAAGTACATGCGTGAAG AGCGTCCGATTCAACTCGAAGACATAGACGTCTTCTGGCGGAAACTTAACttccaaagttgtaaattgatagACGACTCCCTTGACGTGGTCGAAGAGCTAGATGTTGTTAGACAACAATTACAGTCGCACCCTCCAGCTCAGCAAAAAAGCCTGCTTTCAAAGATTAAAGCGGTGTTGACTCCAACGAAATCTACCAAGAAACCACCGGTTGTCCAACAAAATACTCGTGGCCGACCAACAACAAAGCAGGTACAAGAAAGGTTGGACGAGGCCTCTCGTATAGATGAAGAATTGAGGAGAAGCTCCTTCGGTGATGCAAACACGTGCTTTGAAGGTTCACGACAAAGTAAGTACGATAAACCTCGCCACAGCTCGTACGTTCCGTCTCAAGCCTCACAACAGTCGGttataaggtcccaaaaacccaaagcgaccctaagccgttcaaagagttctaagaagaaagagacacgAGATGATCACGGTTTTCCTTTAATCATTGGGGACGAGTACGTGGGAATCATCGAACGGTTTAAGTCTGACATTCCGCCAGTGTTCCATCCGTACGTCTCGTGCATACGAGATGTGATGCCGgacggtcattgtgggtttcgGTCTGTGGCTGTGGGCTTAGGGATGGATCAGAGTTCATGGGGGCGTATTAGAAGGGACCTTGTCCAAGAAATGGATCAGAACGAATCGATCTGGTTCCCAATATTTGAAGCATGGGCTGCAGGTTATTTTTACACGCATCGTCAGGGCCTAATTTGGGATTCAGTGGCCGGTTGTGGGGAGAATCACTGGATGGACTTCCCCTTTGCAGGACTTCTTATTGCACAAACGTACGGTATCGGGGTGCACCTGTTAACGACAACCATGGGTGCGAGTTCCACTTACTTCCCAATACTAAGTCCTCCGGCTAATCAACAACCATTATTCATAACGCTTACACATGTTAACGAGAACCACTTCATACATGTTAAGCTGGAAGGGGATTATCCTATGCCACCAGCACACGGGCTATGGTTGACCCACCGAAGACCCCACACAGAACAATGGGAAGATATGTACTTGCCACGTCTAGAATGGTATACATCGATAATGAATCCTCGACCAAGATCAAACCCCAGTCTTAATTACATAGATAGTTACACGgaagaatga